Proteins found in one Rhodovulum sp. MB263 genomic segment:
- a CDS encoding bifunctional (p)ppGpp synthetase/guanosine-3',5'-bis(diphosphate) 3'-pyrophosphohydrolase, with translation MIDVEDLISLVRNYNPRTDEDLIRRAYAYGREMHAGQRRRSGEEYFMHPVAVAAILTEQRLDDAAIVTALLHDTVEDTKSTFSEIERLFGREVAELVDGVTKLTNLQLTSNETKQAENFRKLFMAMSKDLRVILVKLADRLHNMRTIKSLPIEKQVRKSHETMDIYAPLAGRMGMQWMREELEDLAFRVLNPEARNSIIRRFITLQRESGDVIQKITQDIRKELDREEIEADVFGRAKKPYSIWRKMEEKGQGFSRLSDIYGFRVITQSEGDCYRVLGAIHQRWRAVPGRFKDYISQPKSNGYRSIQTTVSGRDGKRVEVQIRTRQMHEVAESGVAAHWSYRDGVRASNPFAVDPAKWLASLTERFETEDHDEFLEHVKLEMYSDQVFCFTPKGDVIKLPRGATPLDYAYAIHTRIGDSCVGAKVDGIRVPLWTRLKNGQSVEIITAEGQRPQATWIDIVVTGRAKAAIRKSLREEDRERYIKLGRELARVAFEHLGKKATDKALRTAAKTFGLAGANELLARLGSAEMRAQDVVEALYPELANTTGDEIDATRAVIGLSPDESFTRAPCCQPVPGERIVGITYRGRGVIVHAIDCPVLEKFEEQPERWVDLHWHSGKHPAVHNVGFLLTIRNDAGVLGRICTLIGEQKANISDMEFVDKKPDFYRLLVQVDLRDVEHLHTVMTALEAESDVAELERYRDPARTM, from the coding sequence ATGATCGACGTCGAAGACCTGATCTCGCTGGTCCGCAACTATAATCCCCGCACGGACGAAGATCTCATCCGCCGCGCCTATGCCTATGGGCGCGAGATGCATGCCGGGCAGCGGCGCCGGTCGGGCGAGGAATATTTCATGCATCCGGTCGCGGTCGCCGCGATCCTGACCGAGCAGCGGCTGGACGATGCGGCCATCGTCACGGCGCTTTTGCATGACACGGTCGAGGACACCAAGTCGACCTTCTCCGAGATCGAGCGGCTGTTCGGTCGCGAGGTGGCCGAACTGGTCGATGGCGTGACCAAGCTGACCAATCTGCAGCTGACTTCGAACGAGACCAAGCAGGCCGAGAATTTCCGCAAGCTCTTCATGGCGATGTCGAAGGATCTGCGGGTGATCCTCGTCAAGCTCGCGGACCGGCTGCACAACATGCGCACGATCAAGTCGCTGCCGATCGAGAAGCAGGTGCGCAAGAGCCACGAGACCATGGATATCTACGCGCCGCTTGCGGGCCGGATGGGCATGCAGTGGATGCGCGAGGAGCTGGAAGACCTGGCCTTCCGGGTGCTCAATCCCGAGGCGCGCAACTCGATCATCCGCCGCTTCATCACGCTGCAGCGCGAATCGGGCGACGTGATCCAGAAGATCACCCAGGACATCCGAAAGGAGCTGGACCGCGAGGAGATCGAGGCCGATGTCTTCGGCCGGGCCAAGAAGCCCTATTCGATCTGGCGCAAGATGGAGGAGAAGGGGCAGGGCTTCTCGCGGCTGTCGGACATCTACGGCTTTCGCGTCATCACCCAGAGCGAGGGCGACTGCTACCGGGTTCTGGGTGCGATCCACCAGCGCTGGCGGGCGGTACCGGGCCGGTTCAAGGACTATATCAGCCAGCCCAAGTCGAACGGCTACCGCTCGATCCAGACCACGGTGTCGGGGCGCGACGGCAAGCGGGTCGAGGTGCAGATCCGCACCCGGCAGATGCATGAGGTGGCCGAATCGGGCGTCGCCGCGCACTGGTCCTATCGCGATGGCGTCAGGGCCTCGAACCCGTTCGCGGTCGATCCGGCGAAATGGCTGGCCTCGCTGACCGAGCGGTTCGAGACCGAGGACCATGACGAGTTCCTCGAGCATGTGAAGCTCGAGATGTATTCCGACCAGGTGTTCTGCTTCACGCCCAAGGGCGATGTGATCAAGCTGCCCCGGGGCGCGACGCCGCTGGATTATGCCTATGCGATCCACACCCGGATAGGCGACAGCTGCGTCGGTGCCAAGGTCGACGGCATCCGCGTGCCGCTCTGGACGCGGCTCAAGAACGGCCAGTCGGTCGAGATCATCACCGCCGAGGGCCAGCGCCCGCAGGCGACCTGGATCGACATCGTCGTCACCGGCCGCGCCAAGGCCGCGATCCGCAAGTCGCTGCGCGAGGAAGACCGCGAACGCTATATCAAGCTCGGCCGCGAACTGGCACGGGTGGCGTTCGAGCATCTGGGCAAGAAGGCGACCGACAAGGCGCTGCGCACTGCCGCCAAGACCTTCGGCCTGGCCGGCGCGAACGAATTGCTGGCCCGGCTCGGCTCGGCCGAGATGCGGGCCCAGGACGTGGTCGAGGCGCTCTATCCCGAGCTGGCCAACACCACCGGCGACGAGATCGACGCGACCCGCGCGGTGATCGGTCTCTCGCCCGACGAATCCTTCACCCGGGCGCCCTGCTGCCAGCCGGTGCCCGGCGAGCGCATTGTCGGCATCACCTATCGCGGCCGGGGCGTGATCGTGCATGCGATCGACTGCCCGGTGCTGGAGAAGTTCGAGGAACAGCCCGAGCGCTGGGTCGATCTGCACTGGCATTCGGGCAAGCATCCGGCGGTGCATAATGTCGGCTTCCTGCTGACGATCCGGAACGATGCCGGCGTGCTCGGCCGGATCTGCACCTTGATCGGCGAACAGAAGGCCAATATTTCCGATATGGAATTCGTCGACAAGAAGCCCGATTTTTACCGCTTGCTGGTTCAAGTGGATTTGCGGGACGTCGAGCATCTTCACACCGTGATGACAGCTCTTGAGGCTGAAAGCGACGTGGCCGAGTTGGAGAGATACCGAGACCCCGCGCGCACGATGTAA